cTCATGCATTTTAAGATATTAAGCACATCATACCAGTTTAGCTTTTGCAGTAATTCTCTGTTTCAAGGAAGGCATCAAAGTTCTATGAAATTAAGCACtttctaatatttttattttttttgggtgtgGAATTGGTGGTTCTCGTTTCAGcatatacagaaaaaaaaacttttctgtTCTGATTTCTAAATAGGGTCTAAGGCGcagtttgatttagattattgagtGCATTATTACTACAAATTATCTAGTCGATGGTATagacaaattaaatattttttaaaaaaaacttaacaatATTCTAtctgttttagaaaaaaaatattgaacttTTGATAAGTTCGACTCTGGACATCGAGAATGTCTATATTGGACTCTAAAAATAGTTTTGTCTAAGACAGGGGAGTATTATCATGATAAAACAAGTGGTTtaagaaattattttttaagaaagcATATTTTTTTGAAGATATCTAAACCAGTCATAATCTAGATGCTATATGTTCAGATTTTTTAAGTGTTCGTACTCCATAAATGTTACTATTATCTTGTGGATGTTTGCAACGTACGGCCTTCCTGATAGGGCAACAAACTAGGGTCATTATCTATGAGCAGGGATAGATAGACTATACCTGAAGATAATATGGAAAAGTCATATGATCAGACGCCGATATTCCGGACCAGTTCTTCAATAAACACGCATTGAACGGTCAAGCATAGATCAGTGGCCTGAAtatctttaatttattttccatGAAGTCATTAAGCCATTAACCCAGCCAGCTGATTACAGTCGCTGTTAATTTTGTCCAATTCCAGCAGCAGGTAGTTATTGATTTTGTAACCATCAACTGAAGACTGCAGGGAACAAGGCAGCTGAACATTATGATTGTTGCAGCGGATTGCATTCTGATAGTACCATTGAATCATAGTACTATCAGATAGACTATCATCTGATTGGTGCAAGTAAAATCTTGTCGCTGTGTGTAAACTACAAAATGATTGATTTATTATATTATGGAGTAATAATTCTGTGAACTCAATTCGAGTATAACAAAATTGCAATAGCTAGATAGAGATTGGTTGTCGCGGCCTGAATAGTTTGAAACCTGGATCAACCAGTTGACTAAGAGCCACTTGCACTCAATAATAGATTAACGAGAAGGATAATCATATTTTAGGACCTCGTATTATTATAGGCCAAGAGATGCAGAATGCAAGGTCAGGTACAGAGGATTAGCATCATTTGCGGTCAGTTTGACAGGTTTGTACGTATTTTAGCTCCGTCCATCCCAGACAGATCACTAACCATATCCATCAAATCAGATATATCTGTCCTACTCACCCTCTAAACCAAGGAACTCTCTACACTATGGTTAAATCACTTAAATCGAACTGTTCAGCGTAAAATTCCTGTAAAATATATAATGTACAACAAAGTGTTAATCTAGCTCCAGAGATGTAGGTTTTGTCTGAACTTCGTTAATAAAATCATGTGTTCCTATATCGTCATCTGACGTGTCTGGGGAGCGATCGAGAAGTTTAACCATCGTTCTGCTATATCGTAACTTTTATAACAATGAGAATTTGGAGTGAGTGTATGTGTTCTGTACTAGCGTCTACTTCGAACGGTActagattaatttattatgtgaTGGAGGGTACCTCCATATGatgttttgaaagaaaaaaatagagatcTACCTATAACCATTAATGCACAAcaaggttgtttttttttctttttgaaaggaaaataaatggGCTGTTTagattatagccaaaataaaccttacaaaATTTTGTTAATGTCAAAATCATGGTAAGTTagcaatattactaaaattttgataggattACTTATTTATTTACCAAAGTTTGACAACAAACCAAATATAGATACTCTTTAGCAACTTTACCCAAAAAATAATATGGTGGAAAAATGGTATCATGGTCTGGATCCCCtagcaaaatttttcaccatgtcacattgaatgtttggacacatgctgcatgtaatattaaatatatgcaaaaaaaaaaactaattacacatattgcgtgtaaattgcgacatgaatcttttaagcctaattgctccataatctaacaatgtggtgctacagtatacatttgctaatgacagataaattaggcttaataaattcatcttaaAATTTACAGGcagattctataatttttttcattattaatctacgtttaatattttgaatGTGTGTTCATATATCTGATGTTACACACCAAAACTTTTTACCCCCTAATTTAAACACAGCCTCAATCAGAACAGCCCCAAAGTTAACTCGTCGATCCGTATAAAGATGTAAAACGAACAATTCTCGGCGGTTTCTGCGTCGGGTGGTGAAAAAGGGTCGCCGGAAACGTACGCGGGGGGGCGGATGGAGACGACGTCGTTTCGTTTACAGGTTGGCGCCGAGCCGACGGGACGGTGTCTGCCTCCGGCGACACGTATCCGGTGTCCCGCGACTGCAGCAGCGAACTGCTGCACTGGACACCACACCGCCCTCCACCTGTCCACGCCCCCGTCGcgaccctcccctcccctccataTGCTTCTCTCTCTCATGGTTACAACTTAGCAAGCAAAAGGGCAACCCCAACCCGAAACAGCCGCAccaaagcagcagcaacagcaaagcCAGCCAAGACGAGACGACCCAACCCCATCTCCCATCTCTcactctttcttctctctctctctctctacactCTATCTCTATAGCCATCGCCTTCGAGATCTGACCGGCGACGCCAGAGCAGCGAGAGCGCGAGAAGCTGATCGATACGTGCATGGCCGCCAGCAACAACAAGTGGTGGCAAGCGGCCCTCGActtcccgcctccgccgccgccggtgaacgttccggcggcggctccggcggggGCCGCGTCGCCGGAGAGCaagcagcaggcggcggcgggggccatCGTGCCGCTGCGGCGGCCGAGGGGGAGGCCGCTGGGGTCGAAGAACAAGCCGAAGCCGCCGGTGATCATCACGCGGGACAGCCCCGACGCGCTCCACTCCCACATCATCGAGGTGGCGCCGGGGGCCGACGTGGCGGCGTGCGTCGCGGAGtacgcgcggcggcgcgggcgcggggtgTGCCTGATGGGCGCGTCGGGCGCCGTCGCGGACGTCGCcgtgcgcggcgcggcggcgccgctcccggGAAGGTTCGAGCTCCTCTCCGTAACGGGCACCGTGCTCCCGCCCCCCGCGCCGCCCGGCGCGTCCGGCCTCTCCGTGCTGCTCTCCGCCGGCCAGGGCCAGGTCGTCGGCGGCTGCGTCGTGGggcccctcgtcgccgccggccccgTCACCCTcttcgccgccaccttcgccaaCGCCGTCTACGAGCGCCTCccgctcgccgacgccgccgacgtcgccgacgtCAAGCCcgacctctcctccgccgccgccgccgccacgtccacctcggcgccgcaagaagtgcaacagcagcagctgccATTGCCGCCATCCTCGCACCACCCTCAAGCCATGCCCGCGACCTACCCCGaccaccgctcgccgccatACGCCTGGGCAGGCGGCGTATGATCATGATCTGAGCTGAATCATCCATGGCGTTCTTCAACCTAACAATCTCTAGGGAAGCTAGGTTTTTCGCGAGTTCGTGCAATTGATTAGCGGAAAATGCTCTTCTTGGGCTAGTCTTGTAATTTTGTTTCACCTTTTCATTGTGATTTTATTGTGGAGAAAATATGGGAAATGGTGTGTGACCTCAAGGAAGCAAATTAAGCTCGAGTTAAGATATCAGTAGAATTCAAAGGGTGGTGAGGTGCATCGATCAGTTAGCCCAAGCATTTTGTGTGATAATTTGAGGCTAATGTTCCAACTTTTTCTAGTTTCAAAATCTTGGTTAATGCTTGTGGGTTGTGTTTTGTTTTTATCTTAAGCTAAATTAGGGAAAAACTCAATTATCTTCTCTTATTCCATTTACTTGCCTCGTGGCAGTCATATCCGATTCCAATTTGCTTTTGTTTATACTTGTTGGACGTTTTAGACAGTTTGTTTACACATGCTCTCGTGTTTGTATATGCCATTCAATTAGTCAAAAAGAAATCCTAAAGAAAGTGACAATGTAGATTTTTATGTAAGGATAAATTCCATCTAGCATATGTAGAGAGAAAACAGATCAGATGTATACACTCGAGATTGTTTTTGTCCGACAAAGATGGTATCTTAAATTTCCCTTTGTTCTCGAATAAATATTACTGTTTACTATAGCCGTCTCACTTTGATCACAAATTTCCTTTAATGATCACAAAATACCTTTAGTAATTACATTAAAGTGAATGAAAGTTGTTTGATTACATTTACGACGCTAAACAATTCGATAatgtagaatattttttttaagtatttctcttctctttttttcaaaaaagatgaGTGATGAAAGTTCAAACATGAATGTGCCAGTGTCATTTATTCGAGAACGTTGAAGTATTAATGCCTTCActcttttttctaaaaagaattGATATATATTTGCTCGCATTTGTAACGTACATAAAAGCATCTCCAACAACAGTCAAGCTATCACGAATGCCATCCAGAAGATAGCACGTCTGAGCGAAAAACCCGCAAACATGCCATCTCGAGCACCAAAAGTAGTGTCTCCTCCATCTGACATGATCGCACGCCATATTTtgtgtttctctctcctcacaCCATCCCACTATTACCCATCTCAGGATTGAACTCTCGCCCTCCATTCGAATGGTATGAAAATTAAATTCAAAGGTTATGTTTgaaatacttttttttctatcttcAATAAGAACTGAAATAATTCCTCCAAAAACCTTGCCCCAGCTCCTTCAGACGGGACTAGGTGATGATCTGCTTGATTTATCCTTTGTATAATATGGTGTACATTAAGTTCAATTTGCTTTGATCATTGGTCAGTTCTACTTGAATTTCAATTGACCATATCTTGTGTTTTCATTTCCTTCTTTGGCCTGGTTTTATATGGCTATTTTTACTAGAAAACAGAAAAGTTCGATTCAGCAGCATCTTGCTTGCAGCAAAGCACCATAGCCTGGATGTTTTCTAAAGAAGCAGCAGCCTGCCATTGTAACTTCCAAAGGCTAGGCTTTTGCATGTGCATGGAACCCACTGAACCCAGCATCCTTCTCttctttcccttttcttttcacttTTAGCACTGGTCAGACTATCAGAGAGAAAGGATCACACACATGACAGTGTGAAACTTGATAGACTGCTAGCAAACTTCCAACTTCTATAGAAGGTGTTTATTGGGTAAAGGTTTAAAGGGAAATGAACTCCGTGTATGTCTATATAATACAAACCAAAGACTATCTTAGGATAAAAATATTCGTCTGGGATTTATCCATGTTATTATGAGTAAATTTTTACTATGAGTAACTTTCCTACAACAGTTTCTAGGTATGCATTACACACGAAGTTTGCActacacattttttttcaggTTTAAAAGCAGAAGGCACTAACCATgtaactaaaaataattttaggatAAAAATGTTATGCAAAATTGTACTACTAGTCTAAAAGTCAAGACTGGATAGAAAAAGATGAAAAAACCGCTTGTACTTCTACGGATCCAAGGAttctttttttggaaaattaGAGAAATTCAATCCAAAGGAATAGTTTTTATGTAGGTCATTTGGTTTTTAGATTTGATTCAAATGAATTTCAAAGGTAGGAAAAAAACCTTCACATTTTAGATGAATTCGAGCATAAGGTCTAACCTTATGTTTTCATATTCTTTTAAGAGTTTCCCATGCaacttctctctcccttctctatcTAATATATCACCATACAGTCttaattttcatatatatatttcttttttaatcatgtgttttttctattcctataaTTTTTAGTTTCTATTGTTCCAAAGAAACCTATAATCAAGTACTACTCCCTTCAAAATTTATCCAGAATATAATACTCCTAGCACACTTGCTCTTTtatcttaaccaatcacaacaatATCTCATTTAATATATTAGTCTACATTCTCTTTTTAACTAATTATAACATTATTCTATTTAATTTCCATGTACTTATGCCTGACTCGTGAAgttattactatattttaggacaataAGTAAAAATTTTAAAGTTGGCTATgtctaagggcatgtttaggGGAGCATCTAGCTATTGTAGCTTCTCTCAGAATCATAGGCTTCCCAAACAGTTCAGTTTTTGATCTAGATTCTGATAAGCTGTAGCTGtagaattcagaaaatgaactagaactCAGAAGCTGGAAAACCTAGCTTTTCTAGATTCTCATAAGCTGGCTACCAATCAGCTGCTTCTTATAATcttaagctccccaaacaggccctaaagctcaaacaaacatttttttataatggaaAAATCCATTCAATAGAAGTTATAGCCACTTATTATATTGTCTTTGACACACATGAGCCAAAAGTAGTATCTAATAAATAATGACGAAAAGACAATTTAGCCATTAAAATGAAGAGATACAACTTATTCAAAACTCAATTCTATATCTCCAAAGTTGACAAATATGTGCATGATTGTTGTCTCTAATTTTTggcatgcaaaaataaattaattgatTGTCCTTATCACACCTTTGTAACTTGGCTCAAAACCGAAGCCAATATATAGGATTTAGATGTagttttataaaagaaaaaaaatcattcctaCTAAACTATATAGCCATGCATAAAGTAGATACTCCGAGTAAAATATATCTTTTAATACATTCAAACCAACTTCTAAACAGATGAGTAAAACTATTTAATATCTTCAGATCAAAAGTAACAAACATAATTATCCAaagaaattttagaaaaataacaaacaaattaaGAATAAATAATGGATAATTTCATCATGCATAAAAAACAACATTTAGTATTACCATATCAAAATCCTTCTTACTAAATTATCTTTTATTAGAACAACCCTTTTAGCTGAAACATACCGTCAGCATATAACTCTCTAGTCTTTACCTGTTCCACTGTGAAACGAGAGAGGCTTAAAGAGAGACGCAGCTTTAGAGCAGatataatagcaggctataaactagctataaacatattttaaagagataaagtataagagagaagagcagtgaactacagatctatagctagctgtagcacggacagctttagagcaggtataatagcatgctataaactagctataaacatattttaaagagataaagtataagagagaagagcagtgaactacaaatctatagctagctgtagcacggacttcaaaacgtaatgtgtgtatgacaggtagggCCATGCATTAATAgcatagtaagcaactattgtatgaaatAACTATTACATTtgttataaatgatttggacCTAGTAGTtgtctatactattaaacttgctcttacagtACACAGTCTAAAGTAACGGCAGAGTTAGCTAAAAAAATGTCATGATATAACCACCAAAAAAGCCTAAGCTTGAGCAAACAGTGTTTGAAGGAGGGTTTAAAAACCACAGAGCAATTGGCCCACCAAGAAACTGTCCAAGCAAAGCTACTGGTGGGTCAAACCACAAAGAACCAAGTGTACCCTTGATAAAGGAAGGAAGCAGCGTCAGTTATGGTGTCCGtttttgttctctctctcttttattcCCTTTGGCCTTTACAGGTCTCTCTCACTCTGATTTGAGCTTGGGAATTGGATCGAGGCTGAGCTAGCTAGGCGGCTAGGCCAGCCatggaagggagagagagggggaacaTGAACATGAGAAGGGAAGGAGCAGTGGGCATAAGATTGACTGCAAGATTCTGCAGCTTTGGCTTTGTTTAGACCAAGTTTGTaaaattttggcgt
The Oryza sativa Japonica Group chromosome 6, ASM3414082v1 DNA segment above includes these coding regions:
- the LOC107281330 gene encoding AT-hook motif nuclear-localized protein 27; the encoded protein is MAASNNKWWQAALDFPPPPPPVNVPAAAPAGAASPESKQQAAAGAIVPLRRPRGRPLGSKNKPKPPVIITRDSPDALHSHIIEVAPGADVAACVAEYARRRGRGVCLMGASGAVADVAVRGAAAPLPGRFELLSVTGTVLPPPAPPGASGLSVLLSAGQGQVVGGCVVGPLVAAGPVTLFAATFANAVYERLPLADAADVADVKPDLSSAAAAATSTSAPQEVQQQQLPLPPSSHHPQAMPATYPDHRSPPYAWAGGV